The following proteins are co-located in the Aurantiacibacter atlanticus genome:
- a CDS encoding putative bifunctional diguanylate cyclase/phosphodiesterase, producing the protein MSKNPAGLPKLPLRLGPLQVIGLRDPDEGDWARLRTLQYADLYKSSRIRFAGHGIAAIMVAALYLHTIPAWILGIWLIALLGAVANSGRVDRHFANISRRQMTRLEYRKQAGTVALCAVPWITALLFFAPVGSSTQHFGLWTLVAMLVAGGAATSSTAPISTIVFDLIVGVAGVSSFVISGDYVFGIASFAFVVTIVAGALNSARTNLSARIAEAGVAEKDEVVSLLLREFEEKESDWLWQVDNNRRLRSVSPRFAFALGREPADVEGERFIQLIGGDNFESGDVPRSLHDLVERLKRRESFSNLLVQAVIGEQRRWWELSGTPIRDSAGNYVGFRGVGSDVTEQRESDEKIAYLARYDTLTGLPNRLMLTEALGEAMRYSAQWRTRCAFLMIDLDRFKSVNDSLGHLVGDRLLAKVSERLNSVCTDNERCGRLGGDEFAVVIRDATDHTRVDRIAETIIEHLSQPYIVDNHTLFIGASVGSAIGPRDGQSVETLMRNSDLALYRAKDDGGGVHCTYVPSLHADAEERRTLELSLRHAIAKEEMHLNFQPVVNAQSEGIVSFEALLRWTSEEHGMVSPAKFIPLAEDTRLIVPIGKWVLHEACRQATRWPEEIKVAVNVSGEQLLEPNFTATVVEALAATGLPANRLELEVTESVFLRDGRTANEALEAIIALGCSIALDDFGTGYSSLGYLRSIRFSTIKVDRSFVQGAAQESPESIAIIRAVVAMAQSLEMQTTAEGVETVEQADMIRELGCTKIQGYYFGRPMEASEAYSLVAKRRNAA; encoded by the coding sequence GTGAGCAAAAATCCTGCCGGACTACCGAAATTGCCGCTGCGCCTCGGCCCGCTGCAAGTGATCGGTCTGCGCGACCCTGATGAGGGTGATTGGGCACGGCTGCGTACTTTGCAATATGCCGATTTATACAAAAGCTCGCGCATACGGTTTGCAGGCCATGGCATTGCGGCCATCATGGTTGCCGCGCTCTATCTGCATACGATACCCGCATGGATCCTCGGCATATGGTTGATTGCTTTGCTGGGTGCTGTGGCAAACAGTGGCCGAGTGGACCGGCATTTTGCCAATATTTCCCGCAGGCAGATGACCAGGTTGGAATACCGCAAGCAGGCAGGCACCGTCGCCTTGTGCGCCGTGCCATGGATAACGGCTCTGCTATTTTTCGCGCCGGTTGGATCATCAACCCAGCATTTTGGATTGTGGACGCTGGTTGCCATGCTTGTTGCCGGCGGTGCCGCAACATCGAGCACTGCGCCGATTTCAACAATTGTATTCGATCTGATCGTTGGTGTGGCGGGCGTTTCCTCTTTCGTGATTTCGGGCGATTACGTCTTCGGAATTGCCAGCTTTGCCTTCGTCGTCACTATCGTTGCAGGCGCGTTGAATTCTGCCCGCACTAATCTTTCCGCGCGCATCGCGGAAGCTGGCGTCGCAGAAAAGGACGAGGTGGTTTCCCTGCTGCTGCGTGAATTCGAGGAGAAGGAATCGGACTGGCTGTGGCAGGTGGACAATAATCGACGCCTGCGCTCCGTCAGCCCGCGGTTTGCCTTTGCGTTGGGCCGCGAACCTGCTGATGTGGAGGGTGAACGCTTCATCCAGCTCATCGGCGGTGACAATTTTGAAAGCGGGGACGTGCCCCGCAGCCTGCACGATCTGGTCGAGCGGCTGAAGCGGCGTGAAAGTTTCTCCAATTTGCTGGTGCAGGCAGTTATCGGCGAACAGCGCCGCTGGTGGGAGCTTTCGGGCACCCCGATCCGCGATTCTGCTGGCAATTATGTAGGTTTTCGCGGGGTCGGTTCGGATGTGACAGAACAGCGAGAAAGCGACGAGAAAATCGCCTATCTTGCGCGTTACGATACGTTGACTGGCCTGCCCAACCGCCTGATGCTGACGGAGGCGCTGGGCGAAGCGATGCGCTATTCAGCGCAGTGGCGGACGCGTTGTGCCTTCCTGATGATCGATCTCGATCGCTTCAAATCGGTCAATGATTCGCTGGGGCATCTGGTCGGAGACAGGCTGCTGGCCAAGGTTTCCGAACGGCTCAACAGCGTCTGCACTGATAACGAAAGATGTGGCCGTCTGGGCGGTGACGAATTTGCCGTGGTGATCCGCGATGCAACCGATCACACGCGGGTGGACCGGATTGCCGAAACGATCATCGAACATCTTTCCCAGCCTTATATCGTCGATAATCACACGCTCTTCATCGGGGCGAGCGTCGGATCTGCCATTGGTCCTCGCGATGGGCAGAGCGTGGAAACGCTGATGCGCAATTCCGATCTCGCGCTTTATCGGGCGAAGGATGATGGCGGCGGTGTGCATTGCACCTATGTCCCGTCACTTCATGCCGATGCCGAAGAGCGCCGCACGCTTGAACTTTCGCTGCGCCATGCCATCGCGAAGGAAGAAATGCATCTTAACTTCCAGCCGGTCGTCAATGCGCAGAGCGAAGGAATCGTCAGCTTCGAAGCCTTGCTACGCTGGACAAGCGAAGAGCATGGCATGGTCAGTCCTGCCAAATTCATCCCGCTGGCCGAAGATACACGCCTGATCGTCCCCATCGGTAAATGGGTGCTGCACGAGGCATGCCGACAGGCAACGCGTTGGCCTGAAGAGATCAAGGTTGCGGTCAATGTTTCCGGCGAACAGCTTCTGGAACCCAACTTCACCGCCACCGTGGTAGAGGCGCTTGCCGCAACCGGATTGCCTGCAAACCGGCTGGAGCTGGAAGTCACGGAAAGCGTGTTCCTGCGGGATGGACGCACGGCGAATGAAGCGCTGGAAGCTATTATCGCGCTGGGCTGCTCCATTGCTCTGGATGATTTTGGCACTGGCTATTCTTCGCTCGGTTACCTGCGTTCAATCCGCTTCTCCACTATCAAGGTCGATCGCAGCTTTGTGCAGGGCGCGGCACAGGAAAGCCCGGAAAGCATCGCAATTATTCGCGCCGTGGTGGCAATGGCGCAAAGCCTGGAAATGCAAACCACTGCAGAAGGCGTGGAAACGGTCGAGCAGGCGGACATGATCCGAGAGCTGGGCTGCACCAAGATCCAGGGCTATTATTTCGGCCGCCCGATGGAGGCGAGTGAGGCCTATTCGCTTGTGGCGAAACGCCGCAATGCTGCCTGA
- the glmS gene encoding glutamine--fructose-6-phosphate transaminase (isomerizing), which yields MCGIIGIVGQTSVASRLVDGLRRMEYRGYDSAGVCTLHNDEMIRRRAEGKLNNLVEELAGNPAPGTTGIAHTRWATHGAPTQKNAHPHATPQVALVHNGIIENFKELRDELRKGGRSFESDTDTETVVHLISREIENGASPQDAVANVLPRLRGAFALAIAFRDHPDLLIGARLGSPLVVGHGEGEMFLGSDALALAPLTQQICYLEEGDWVTITKDSATIRDVEGKEVHRDVRASGASAVAMEKGNYRHFMQKEIFEQPTVVAQTLHSYLRPVEQQVALPQIDFDISAIDRVTIVACGTSYYAGMVAKYWFERFARVPVDIDFASEFRYREPVLPEGGLALFISQSGETADTLAALRHCREQGQVIAAVVNVPTSSMAREADLLLPTHAGPEIGVASTKAFTCQLAVLAALAAHFAVKKGRLSRAEEAKIVDHLLEAPACLNAALDHDDDIAAMAHLIAPARDVLYLGRGADFPLALEGALKLKEISYIHAEGYASGEMKHGPIALIDEEVPVIVLAPSGPLFEKTVSNMQEVQARGGKVVLISDAEGIAQAGEDCMATIQMPTVHPLIAPLVYAVPVQLLAYHVAVLKGTDVDQPRNLAKSVTVE from the coding sequence ATGTGCGGAATTATCGGAATTGTTGGTCAAACCAGTGTGGCAAGTCGGCTTGTTGATGGGCTGCGGCGGATGGAATATCGCGGTTATGACAGCGCCGGAGTCTGCACACTTCACAATGACGAGATGATCCGTCGCCGGGCTGAAGGAAAGCTCAACAATCTGGTCGAGGAACTGGCGGGCAACCCTGCGCCGGGCACCACGGGCATCGCACACACCCGCTGGGCCACGCACGGCGCCCCCACGCAGAAGAACGCTCACCCGCACGCCACCCCGCAGGTAGCTCTCGTGCACAATGGCATCATCGAAAATTTCAAGGAATTGCGTGACGAATTGCGCAAGGGCGGTCGCAGCTTTGAAAGCGATACCGATACAGAAACTGTCGTTCACCTGATCAGCCGCGAGATTGAAAATGGCGCTTCGCCGCAGGATGCCGTTGCCAATGTCCTGCCACGGCTGCGTGGTGCCTTTGCGCTGGCGATTGCCTTTCGCGATCACCCAGACCTGCTGATCGGGGCACGGCTCGGTTCGCCGCTGGTCGTCGGACATGGCGAGGGTGAGATGTTCCTCGGATCAGACGCGCTGGCGCTCGCCCCGCTCACGCAGCAGATTTGCTACCTTGAAGAAGGTGACTGGGTCACCATCACAAAGGACAGTGCGACGATACGCGATGTCGAAGGCAAAGAGGTGCACCGCGATGTGCGCGCATCGGGCGCGTCGGCTGTCGCGATGGAGAAAGGCAATTATCGCCACTTCATGCAGAAGGAAATCTTCGAACAGCCGACCGTCGTAGCGCAGACCCTGCATTCCTATTTGCGTCCGGTCGAACAGCAGGTGGCATTGCCACAGATCGATTTCGATATTTCCGCGATAGACCGTGTCACGATAGTGGCCTGCGGCACCTCCTATTATGCGGGCATGGTGGCGAAATACTGGTTCGAACGGTTCGCCCGTGTTCCCGTTGATATCGATTTCGCTTCCGAATTTCGTTATCGGGAACCGGTGCTGCCCGAAGGCGGGCTCGCCCTATTCATCAGCCAGAGCGGCGAGACGGCAGATACGCTGGCGGCCTTGCGCCATTGTCGTGAACAGGGGCAGGTTATCGCTGCCGTCGTCAATGTGCCCACCAGTTCCATGGCGCGTGAGGCAGACCTTTTGCTGCCCACCCATGCCGGGCCGGAAATAGGTGTCGCATCGACCAAGGCGTTCACGTGCCAACTGGCCGTGCTTGCCGCGCTTGCTGCGCATTTCGCAGTGAAAAAGGGCCGCTTGTCCCGTGCGGAGGAGGCGAAAATTGTCGATCACCTTCTGGAAGCACCCGCCTGCCTGAATGCGGCGCTCGATCATGATGATGACATTGCCGCGATGGCGCATCTCATCGCGCCCGCCCGCGATGTTCTTTATCTGGGACGTGGGGCCGATTTCCCATTGGCGCTGGAAGGCGCGCTGAAACTTAAGGAAATCAGTTATATCCACGCAGAAGGCTACGCCAGCGGGGAAATGAAGCATGGCCCGATCGCGCTGATCGATGAAGAAGTGCCGGTTATCGTTCTCGCTCCATCAGGGCCGTTGTTCGAAAAGACGGTGTCCAACATGCAGGAAGTGCAGGCTCGCGGCGGCAAGGTTGTGTTGATTTCGGATGCGGAAGGAATTGCGCAGGCAGGAGAGGATTGCATGGCAACGATCCAGATGCCCACTGTCCATCCGCTGATCGCGCCGCTGGTCTATGCCGTGCCGGTGCAACTGCTGGCCTATCATGTCGCCGTGCTGAAGGGCACCGATGTCGATCAGCCGCGAAATCTGGCGAAGTCCGTTACCGTGGAATAG
- the glmU gene encoding bifunctional UDP-N-acetylglucosamine diphosphorylase/glucosamine-1-phosphate N-acetyltransferase GlmU, with amino-acid sequence MNEADTQHRPIAAIILAAGKGTRMKSSRHKVLHDVGGRPMIEHLLASVEALAPASLVTIVGEAREQLHDQLGKRTQFAVQEPQLGTGHAVQQAKDALNGFSGDVLVLYGDVPFVSTSTMRAMVDRLNAADSPAAVVLGFEPANPLRYGRVIASGDHIEKMVEWKDASEVERGCTTCNSGLLAARAEDLFALLDRVSNDNAQDEYYLPDIVNIAIADGRNCAIVSTDTPDEVIGINSRAELAAAELQWQNLKRADAMEAGVTLRAPECVYFSYDTQIASDVVVEPHVVFGPGVTVETGAHIKAFSHLEGAHVGEDVEVGPYARLRPGAVLEKGSKVGNFVEIKKATIGEGAKASHLSYIGDATVGADANIGAGTITCNYDGYFKHKTEIGPRAFIGSNSALVAPVKIGADAIVAAGSTVSRDVGDGELRMVRAEQLVKPGWADRFHDTMKKKKAERK; translated from the coding sequence ATGAACGAAGCCGACACACAGCACAGACCGATCGCCGCGATAATCCTTGCCGCAGGTAAGGGTACGCGCATGAAAAGCAGCCGTCACAAGGTGCTGCATGATGTGGGTGGCAGGCCGATGATCGAACACTTGCTTGCCAGTGTAGAGGCCCTGGCCCCTGCCAGCCTCGTCACCATCGTGGGCGAAGCGCGCGAACAATTGCATGACCAATTGGGAAAGCGCACGCAATTTGCAGTGCAGGAACCGCAGCTGGGAACAGGCCATGCCGTGCAACAGGCCAAGGACGCGCTCAACGGATTTTCAGGAGATGTGCTGGTCCTTTACGGCGATGTGCCCTTCGTTTCTACCAGCACAATGCGCGCGATGGTTGATCGGCTCAACGCCGCGGACTCGCCGGCCGCCGTGGTGCTGGGTTTCGAACCGGCGAACCCGCTGCGTTATGGCCGCGTAATCGCATCCGGCGATCACATCGAAAAGATGGTGGAATGGAAGGACGCGAGCGAGGTGGAAAGGGGCTGCACCACGTGCAATTCCGGCTTGCTGGCTGCCCGCGCGGAAGATCTGTTTGCGCTGCTGGACCGTGTTTCCAACGATAATGCCCAGGATGAATATTACCTCCCGGATATCGTCAACATCGCAATTGCCGACGGACGCAATTGTGCAATTGTCAGCACGGACACGCCCGATGAAGTCATTGGCATAAACAGCCGCGCCGAACTGGCGGCTGCAGAATTGCAGTGGCAAAATCTGAAGCGGGCCGATGCGATGGAAGCGGGGGTGACTTTGCGCGCTCCTGAATGCGTATATTTCAGTTATGACACCCAGATCGCAAGCGATGTGGTGGTGGAGCCACATGTCGTTTTCGGCCCCGGCGTAACTGTGGAAACGGGCGCGCATATCAAGGCGTTCAGCCACCTCGAAGGCGCGCATGTTGGTGAGGATGTGGAAGTTGGCCCCTACGCTCGCTTGCGTCCCGGTGCCGTGCTGGAAAAGGGCAGCAAGGTCGGCAATTTCGTCGAGATAAAGAAGGCTACCATCGGCGAAGGCGCCAAGGCAAGCCATTTGTCCTATATCGGTGATGCAACCGTGGGTGCGGATGCCAATATCGGTGCAGGCACAATCACCTGCAATTATGATGGCTATTTCAAACACAAGACCGAAATCGGGCCGCGCGCCTTTATCGGATCGAATAGTGCGCTGGTTGCTCCGGTCAAGATCGGTGCCGATGCCATCGTTGCCGCCGGAAGCACAGTCAGCCGCGATGTCGGTGATGGCGAATTGCGCATGGTGCGGGCCGAACAGCTGGTAAAGCCGGGCTGGGCAGATCGCTTTCACGATACGATGAAAAAGAAAAAGGCGGAGCGCAAGTGA
- a CDS encoding HAD-IA family hydrolase gives MADFPFDIVLFDLDGTLVDSARDLAPAVNHALTIAGRRAVPESMTRTFIGGGAKLMLQRALEATGGMVEDAEFASLTESLLDHYVEHIADNTVPYPGCVAALGQLRRQGCTLAVCTNKAEDAARRLLARLEMADHFTALYGGDTLGRERSKPQPDMLHAAISDCGDGRAVMIGDSTFDVGAARNAGIPVVTCRFGYHDVPVAELDGDIMIDHYDELAQALQTLDQAGI, from the coding sequence ATGGCAGATTTTCCCTTTGATATCGTCCTGTTCGACCTTGATGGAACTTTGGTCGATTCCGCACGCGATCTTGCTCCTGCAGTCAATCACGCCCTGACGATTGCCGGACGACGCGCGGTACCCGAAAGCATGACGCGGACATTTATTGGCGGTGGAGCAAAGCTGATGCTGCAGCGGGCGCTGGAGGCGACCGGCGGCATGGTCGAGGATGCCGAATTCGCATCACTGACTGAGTCGCTGCTGGACCATTATGTGGAACATATCGCGGATAATACCGTGCCATATCCCGGCTGTGTCGCAGCGCTCGGTCAGCTTCGCCGCCAGGGCTGCACGCTGGCTGTCTGCACGAATAAGGCTGAAGACGCTGCGCGTCGGCTGCTGGCCAGACTCGAAATGGCAGATCACTTTACCGCGCTTTACGGGGGCGATACGCTTGGGCGCGAAAGGTCCAAGCCCCAACCGGACATGCTGCACGCCGCCATCAGTGATTGCGGCGACGGACGCGCAGTGATGATCGGCGATTCCACCTTTGATGTAGGCGCGGCGCGCAATGCCGGCATCCCGGTGGTGACTTGCCGTTTCGGCTATCACGATGTTCCGGTTGCCGAGCTGGACGGCGATATCATGATCGACCATTATGATGAATTGGCGCAGGCGCTCCAGACACTCGATCAGGCAGGTATATAG
- a CDS encoding DUF2794 domain-containing protein — protein MGPTSGAPNILPFPGNRAPLQTGFDRHELTRILDLYGRMVAAGEWRDYAMDFTRDCAVFAAFRRTAEVPQMRLEKRPSLRNRQGMWTLFGEGVQVLKRGHELAGVLAPIERRLVKAIDG, from the coding sequence ATGGGGCCGACCTCCGGCGCTCCTAATATCCTCCCATTTCCCGGCAATCGCGCGCCTTTGCAAACGGGTTTTGATCGGCATGAATTGACCCGCATCCTCGATCTTTATGGCCGTATGGTCGCAGCGGGGGAGTGGCGTGACTACGCGATGGATTTTACCAGGGATTGTGCCGTGTTCGCCGCTTTTCGCCGCACAGCGGAGGTGCCGCAAATGCGGCTGGAAAAGCGGCCATCGCTGCGCAACCGCCAGGGCATGTGGACGCTGTTTGGCGAAGGCGTGCAGGTGCTCAAACGCGGGCATGAGCTGGCGGGCGTGCTCGCCCCGATAGAGCGGCGCTTGGTCAAGGCAATCGACGGCTGA
- the epsC gene encoding serine O-acetyltransferase EpsC, whose amino-acid sequence MFEQLKLYLDSVHVRDPAPRSRWEILLYPGVLALGMHRIAHWLFEAEMYFLARFVNHTSRFLTAIDIHPGAKIGKNLFIDHGFTVIGETAEIGNDVTIYQCVTLGGTNPTNGEGGKRHPTLCDNVIIGSGAQVIGPIIVGERARVGANAVVTDDVTEGATMIGLKARSTLVPAEEWMKEFIPYGTPCDEPCEPGSDDRVQALENQLAALSDQINALRKSLPPADTDNVERVTARKSGTQN is encoded by the coding sequence ATGTTTGAACAGCTGAAACTCTATCTGGACTCGGTCCATGTCCGCGACCCGGCACCGCGCTCTCGCTGGGAAATCCTGCTGTACCCTGGCGTTCTGGCGCTTGGCATGCACAGAATTGCCCATTGGTTGTTTGAAGCGGAGATGTATTTCCTGGCCAGATTCGTCAATCATACCAGCCGCTTCCTTACCGCGATCGATATTCATCCCGGTGCCAAGATCGGCAAGAACCTTTTTATCGACCACGGCTTTACCGTTATCGGTGAGACGGCTGAAATCGGGAACGATGTGACGATTTACCAATGCGTTACCCTGGGCGGGACCAATCCCACCAATGGCGAAGGCGGTAAACGTCACCCTACCTTGTGTGACAATGTCATCATAGGATCGGGCGCGCAGGTGATCGGGCCGATCATCGTGGGTGAACGGGCGCGCGTGGGCGCAAACGCCGTGGTAACGGACGATGTGACAGAGGGCGCGACCATGATCGGCCTCAAAGCGCGATCCACGCTAGTTCCTGCAGAGGAATGGATGAAGGAATTTATCCCCTATGGCACGCCATGCGACGAACCGTGCGAGCCTGGCTCTGATGATCGCGTGCAGGCGTTGGAAAACCAGCTCGCCGCACTGTCGGACCAGATCAATGCGCTGCGCAAATCGCTGCCGCCTGCCGATACCGACAATGTCGAACGCGTAACGGCACGCAAGAGCGGCACGCAGAACTGA
- a CDS encoding ATPase, whose amino-acid sequence MEQIALPLKAGNGPAGIVVGSANAVVAEALTMPESWPFRTAVLTGPPRSGKSLFARWFAESGRGEAIDDAQTLLEDAVFHRWNRAQESGTALLVVGGEPPWNIALPDLRSRLGGSLQLEITQPDDVMAHELLLSLADERGLLLPVEGADYLVPRASRSQAELERLVAMIDRLSLERKAPPTQGIWRAALEAVHGPVEPRLL is encoded by the coding sequence ATGGAACAGATCGCCCTACCTCTGAAGGCCGGAAACGGCCCTGCCGGCATCGTGGTGGGTTCTGCCAATGCGGTCGTGGCAGAGGCGCTTACCATGCCCGAAAGCTGGCCGTTTCGTACTGCTGTTCTCACTGGACCACCGCGTTCGGGAAAATCGCTATTTGCGCGCTGGTTTGCCGAAAGCGGACGCGGTGAGGCGATAGACGATGCACAGACCCTGCTCGAAGATGCCGTCTTCCACCGCTGGAACAGGGCGCAGGAAAGCGGCACGGCGCTGCTGGTCGTAGGCGGAGAACCGCCATGGAATATTGCCCTGCCGGATCTGCGCTCACGCCTTGGCGGCTCGCTCCAGCTGGAAATCACCCAGCCCGACGATGTAATGGCGCATGAATTGCTGTTGTCGCTGGCTGATGAGCGGGGCTTGTTGCTGCCCGTGGAGGGGGCAGATTATCTCGTGCCGCGCGCCAGCCGATCTCAGGCAGAGCTGGAGCGACTCGTGGCGATGATCGATCGCTTGTCTCTCGAACGAAAAGCCCCACCTACGCAAGGCATCTGGCGTGCCGCGCTGGAAGCCGTGCACGGCCCTGTGGAGCCGCGCTTGCTTTGA